The DNA sequence AAAACAAGGCAAAATAACATAGGAGACATTATTATGTACATTCTTTTGGTAGTTCTTTTTTAATACGGTTTTTGGGCTTCTTTGATAGAACTCCTATATTTTTGAGTTATCTTTCTTTAAAAGAGTTATCTTGTTTTAAaagaatttatgaaaaaataaacatgatgagttattttttttttaaaagattatttataaaaaaataaaaattttatatttggatatcttatgtaaaaaaaaatttatctattaattatatttagatataataatataaaagtatttttttgtttatttattatgtaaaaattattatttttcttaaaaaaaatcttttaaaaaatataaactataattttttaagataatatttttttgattttttagtgctattatttttactattaaaaatttgttaaacatattaaataataaaaaataaaaaagatttttttaattaaaaaatatttttttatcaagataatagtactaaaataaatactttatctctgtatgttaaaattttaaaatgataaataaaataaaaaaattaagttataCGAAAAGATCTTGAATATCTATACAAATATGTAATTGATTTGATTTGTGAATCAATTATCTAACtagaaataaaacaaaacatgagaaaagatttgattttgaaagtcTCTGAAATTGAGTTCAtttatatttaactaataaaaaaaagtgttcTTTGGCGATGGACTATATACTCCAGTGGCTATAAAACTCAtacttttaaaattcaatttggaaagaaattgaggatgaaaacattatttttaccCAACTAAATAACATCCGAATGCATTGTATGAAACACGGACAAACACTCCAAGAACAAGACAGGAACCATGGCCACAACGTACGCCGGCCAAAATTCTTATTACATGCAAAGTCAAACTGATGTTTTCTATGCATCCAGCTACAATGTTGAGAATGTTTGTACCCATCATCACAATATCCTTAATATAGCTATATATTCCTTTAACCCCATCTCCCCAACTTCTCAATATTAATCGAGTTCGCtacatatatctatatataagactataactATCCTTGATTACATCAGAGAGATTGAGTGATATGGAGCGAAGATTTAATAGAGAAAGCAAAGGTGGTGTGAGCCTACAAAAGAGGATGATAGAGACGCGGCGAAAGGCAGAACCAGCACCGGACCTCACGGATTTCATGAACGACATGTTTTTTGGGGCTGCTGACATTTACAAGAAGAACTATGACTTCACTGGTGGTAGCAGTGTTGTTTTGGACGATGAGGACGATGTTGGGTTTGATGATAGCACAAGAAGTAACAGTGCGAGGTTGACTCAAGAGTGGTTACAAGAGGCGCGAAGGATCGTGTCTTCTTCTCCCACAAGGTCTGATTCGCCTGCACGTCGCTGCCTTTCTGGCTCTCCGAGGTTTGCATCGCCTtccaacaataattcacaaccaggCGCATCTCTTATTCCTTCCTTGGATCCCACCAGAGATAATAATCTCTCAAGAACTAGGTCTGCAAGAAGGTAATATAATGCTAATATTAACGTCAATGGTTATAATAGTTTTGGTATAAAGATCCTAGCAAAAACATAGCTACACATTTGTGAAATTTTCTATAATTCTCATGATCttgtttcataaaaaaaaatatatagatattATGATGGAAAAAACATCAAAGGAGAACAGATAAAGCTTTTAAAGACATGGATTCTATGGAAACTTTTCTTAACGACCAAATCTTCTTGCCCATTTATATACATAATTCAGATGCTCTATTATTTTGAATATATAATGTGACAACACACTTTTGTATCTtatatagtcaccttgtaaattgcCCACTACACAAATTTTACAAAACAGCATTGCAAATTAGACACAAATCATCACAAGTTCTAGTCATTGTTCTCATTGGCTAATAATCTGAGACCAAGAACGAAAGCCTCATTCAAAAGCTAATCACCCACTACACAAATTTTacaaaacagcattgaaaattaGACACAAATCTAATAATTAAGTCCACATCTACTACTAAAGaggaaattaaagcaaaatataTTTTCATGACAGCACAACAAGGTAGGAATTGGACACACCGAATATCAATACACGTTTTAGACTCTTAGGAACAAAAGCAAGTGAAACAAATAAAGCTTCTCAATCTCAATTCTTTCACAAGCAACATTTCTCCTATGATATGCTGAACTTTATCGCCTTAATTTTAACCTATTACACATGGAATATTAATAATTCTTCATAACTGATACTGATTTGAAACTTATTTTAAGCTGCTCCTCTTCCTCCATTATCTACTTTTCGAGTTGGTTAGTTCTTAGTCCCTGCCTCTCTTCAAGTCAGGTATCCAAATTGTTTCCTTTCCAAATTTGCAACCCAACATTGCTCACTTATCAAATTGAGCAAGTCAAATTGAAATATAGCTATTTGACCCATTCACGAAGTACCTATATAATTAACCAAGTACAGTTTTTCTCATATCTGTTTCTTTACTAATTCAATATACAAACAACAAACACAATCTATTTACACAGCAAAGGAAAAAGCTGTGACCCTATCATCACTATGTTCTCTTTATGATCCTATCAAATTCAAAGCATTAGGATAGAGAATTCAGAAACACAGAACTCAGAAACACAGCATAATGCAGCAGCCAGAACAACAATTCTCCATTCAATTCATACAAATTAATTAAGTCCTAACCAATCAAAAAGTGAACCACAGTGAACTTACAGCAGGATCCATCGAAATGAAGAGTTAAATACTGAGAGATTTTAAAATTCCGCACCTTTTCATCTTTCCTGAAACTGGGTTATGCAATGGTTCGAAAAGCACATCCAAAACTAAAGGTTCAGtttgaaaaaaatagaagaaaactcAGAAGTCAGAAGTTCTTTGACAGAACAAAACAGAACAaatcaacaaaatagaaaaaacccAGATAACAAAACTCAGGAGAAAACTTAGAACTCAGAATATACTAATGGCAGAACCAAGGGCAAGGAGGAGGCTTATCTCAATCGATGAGCTCCGGCGAGCCACCGacgaaagaagaagagaaccgaAAAAGAGAGATACTCCTGCGGCAAGAATGGGAGGTCGAGGCAGAGAGACAGAGTCGCGAATCAAAGTGAACTCGAAGAGGCAGAGGTCCGACGAACCACCGGCGAACTCCGGcgagaggcagaggagaagaactGTTGACGGTGGCGTACAGAGGAGAACTCCAGCGGCGAAGAGTAGAGGTTTTGAAATTAATTTGGTTCTGGCCTTAGTTAAGCCGTTAAAAATCAATTTGGTTAATTAAGatatagttataattttttaatcggtcaattaaattttggttttttatgtACATTCGAGTTTTCGAAGTggggtttggttcgattttttattaaaatttaagtttaaaatttaatataaaaatatttttattgaccaATTAGCATCATGATAAAAAGCATTGTTGATTATTGGATAATTACTAGAATGTGAAACAGGTTAAGAGGAGGGGAAGGGGTGAGTAACGAGATACTAACAAAATCAGCTAAACACAGTCGCAACAAATCAGACACCTTTACTAATCATTCTTGGGAGGAGGACGGATCCCCTGCTGCGGAAGTCCGCAGATGGTTCTCCAACATCCTCAAGCCCACACAAAATTCAGCTTGCCCTCCACGCCAGCATCTTCAGCGGAGGTCCCGCTTCCAAACGGAACCAACCTCCCCTGCACCTCAGCCGCAGGGGATCCAATCCCCTTCCCGCCCAAGCTTCAAGTCTACTCCTGCGGAGTCTCTGCCTCTGTCTCCGCCAAGGAATCTCGTTGAGTCTGCTCACCGGAGAACCATATCGTCTTCAACTTGCTCGCTGGAGAAGATCGCGTCCAGGTATGTCGCAAAAGGAGATGAAGTAAGCCAGCAAGAAGATGATAATTATAGCCTCAACGGTTTCCTCAAAGAGCAGAGGGATCTGTTCAAGAAAATCTCCAGCGGAGAGATCCATGCAAATGCCAAAGTCATTCTTTCTGGGCCTTCGAACAGTTAAGACTGTTACAtgtttttgttttgatttcttcCTTTTTGTTTGTTGGTTATTGGTGATGATGTGTGGTTATGGTGCAGGTACTGCATCGATGGTGGCTGCGATTTGCCATGCTTGGCTGTTGGGGTAcagggagagggagaaggggagTGGTGTGGTGGTGCCAGTGATGAACGTGAAGCGAAGCTCCATGTTGAAGCTGAGGCAAGCTGCATGGCTGTTTCACCACTCTGGTCTTGATGCTTCTGCATTGCTTTTCGCTGATGAGGTAACCTTAAGTCGGATGCGTTTTGACTATTGAATTTTGATTACTTTGCTGATATAGTAAGGAAGGTAGCTGAACCTTGTTTGCAGGTGGACATGGAAAACCTTTTGGTGACTGGCCAAGTGACTGTCCTCGTGGTTGGAAAAGATATCCTAACCACTACCGGCGAGGTAGCATTAAATACTTCATCAATTAGAAAAACtagattcaataataataaacaattGTTATTCCAGTATAATGCAAGGATggtttcaattttacttttaattgattCGTTCATTTTTTGCCTTGTATTGTTATTGATCTAGGTTGGATCTCAGTGCACCATTCTCACGGATAATTATTGTGAAGATGCCTATGATCTGCTTCAAAACTCTGTACTAAAGAAACTATTGGTATAAAATTTAATGTTTCTCAAATATTACAAAAGATAAAATAGGTTTTTTGTTCTTTCTCGTGTTtgtgatatttttcaaaaatattgtttaacatttaattttattcaattttgtgcataatattttttatttgtatcaaaattatggctagacatttttaattttgttcctaATATTTTAGATGGATTTCTGGggataattttgatataaattaaaagtttagggacaaaattgaatgttcaaaatattatgagtaaaattaaatgaaattaaatgttacgagtatttattaaaaaaattgtaaatattaaggacaaaaaatataatttaccttGTTAGGAAGGACTTGTTTGGTTGTATTACATTATTATTCTCTctgcatatatattattttgcaGCTAGCTGGAATTCTACTAGACACACAGAATCTAAAGGCTTCTGCATCTGTATCAATGACAAGAGATGCAGAAGCAGTTCAATTGCTATTGGTTGGCTCACCCCCAAACTACAGATATGCTCTATTTGATCAATGTGAGGTTCATTTTATTTGTTTCTCCACAATAATATTGAAGCTGACTTAcatagttatatataatttattgataatcAAATTTTGatgtatttgattttgttttccatGTATCTTTGGTTCCTTCAAGTGCTACAAGACCAAAAATCTACTTCTTTTGTGGAAGCTTTGAACTTTAACTATGGGAAACCTTATGATCAAAGTAAGTTTCTCTCAATGACTTCTCCATACATATATATGGTTTGCagcattttaaattttcttattgcCAATTGTGTAATATGATGAAGACATCATCATAATATAGAACCTTAATTTTGTTAAAGCAACTCGAAGATGAATCAACAAATTCCATATGGAATAAGCAAAGACTACAAAGTAGTTGCCCGTTAATATAATAATGGTGATAGCCGCAAGTTTCTGTATTTTCAAAAGTATATGATGATATATATGTATGTGACTATGTGAGTTAACGGAATATCCAAGTAATATCTGTATATGTACATATATGTTCACAGGATACTTTTTCTATAAATATAGTTGTAACTTATATAAGATTATTTTGTGGTGGTCTTTAAGAATTAGAGCATTATTATCCTTACTATTGGTAATTATAGGTGACAAGAACAGCGAAGGAAACATGGAGCATAAATTTCGAGAAAGAAAATCAAGCTCTAAGTCTATATCTGACAGAGAAACCATGTTGTCAAGTACAAAAACGAATTCCAGCGACACAAAAAGCGTCAAAAGTAACATCGTTTCACCAAGAACAGGTTCAATTTTCACTCTATCTTCATTTCCCTTAATAGTGttattagtgtatatatatatatacagttccaaacataaataaatatgacatcacttttaaattttgatgGTTACAGCCAAACTTATTACGCCACCTTCACGATCTCCTGCTCCAGTATCAGCACCAGCGCCAGCACGTGTTGAAAAGGAATCCAATTTTCGCGGGAAAAACACCTCCTTCTTAGCAAGGTGGTTTGGTTTtggaaaataatataattaaatcctatTCTATTTCTAAAGGCAGCTCAATTTTgcaatattagaacaagagaaaaaAAGTCCCCCCCCCCTCTCTCAATGTTCGTCACATTACCGAAAAAGGAGAAGTATAATCTTTGTATTTTTTAGCTATGATAAACatgcatgaaaaataaataaattcattgTTGTCGTTGTATTCTATCTATTatctatcatatatatatatatatatatatatatatatatatatatatatatatatatatatatatatatatatatataattaatggaAATAAGGCTAGTACATCAGTTACTTAGGTTGCGTTTGATTACTGTTACGGCCTGGTCAAGAAAGAACTTGGGCCTACCCGACCCGATCACCACCCGACCTCAGCGGTCAGGTGACCCGAACCTATCCGACCCGCGCATCCTTCCAAGGACAGCTGGCCACCACAGTTGTACAAGGAAGCTTCGAAGAAGGTGGGCTCTGCCCTCCTGGGGCCCACACCTGACATGGTATATAAGGGAGGGGTCTtaccctcccccaaggtacgtcacacttTCTACCTAACCCATTCCCCGCCTGCACACtagctgactagagcgtcggagtgtctttgtaggtGGCACCCCCTCTCTTTCCTCAACAAGAGTTCGGCTACCCGGCAGACCTGAACCCAGCACGACCACGATTGAAGCGTTCTCACTCCCCCAAGCATCCACCCGAATTGTCCGGTAACCGCCCTACCGAACAATTACAGAGACACAAAATCTTGTTTGACAGAGAAAATATGGATAGAGACATTGTGTTTAAGGACACTGAAtcagtgtattttgtgtccatcctgacaagAATGATACAGAGATACTAATAAGGaatacaacttatttttcattttttcttttattattttagttaatttttcataattatatttttcattatttttttttttgcttcaaattttttgaatggaaaaaaatataataaattagatttttataatttattctaatttattaccaaacataatactagaacacaaaattttgtgtctctgtcctttatgttttgtcttgtcctgtTCTCATAAACAAATGTAGAGATCAAGAAAGTCCATGATTCAAGAATCGCTAAGTAAATTCTTAGTCTGAATCAGTTAGGATTAGTTACTGTCTAGCTGTAATGTGTGTTTATGTATTCTTAAGTGCTTATATAAGTCTAAAAGGCTCGCCATATTGTAACATTGAAGTATCAATTCaatccaatattttattttctttgttttttgtttctattcTTACACAAACACACTACTCCACTAGCCATTCATGCATGGTATCATAGAGCTAAGTTCATGATCAAAGACCTTCACTACTCTTATTCTTGGAGAAGCTCGATGAAGCATCATACAAGACATAGCATCAATTGGCCTTACATGCAATTTATGCAAATGATGTTGGCGATCATTTAGACAAAGATAATTAAAGTTCCATCCACCTCAATTTGATAGTGGTAAAGCAAAACTTGCAGGCACAAAATCTGCAAAATACAAGGAGTAGAAGCTCAAGAATCATTCTCTTATGACTTGGCTTCTCACTTCCTTGGATTCTTCATTCAAGAATCGTATGCTTGAATGAAATTTTGCTTATGAAGTTTGGGAGACAATCAAAGATTATTTttccaaaatttccaacattaagaTCTAGCAGCTAAAGACTCAACTGAAATCAATGAAGAAGCAAGGATTAAGTACTTTAGATTATCTTTGGAAAATCCGAACCATAGTTGATGTTTGTTCCTGGAAttggttataatttttttcttgaagACCACATTTCTGCTATAACTGATGGTCTAACTGAAGAAATGAAGAATATACAATATTCGTCTCTTCAATCATGACCAAAGTAGGTTCAATTTCTTTATTTGAAGTTGACGCTTTACTTTTGGGCTATAACGTATGTTCAATTTCATACAATATTCTAAGGTTGGTAGAGAAAATTTTAGAGGCAATTTTACTTCAAGATGAAGAGGAACAAGATTCTTTCGAGGAGGATGCAATTTTTTTACTGTTGGAAAATGGACTTCCGAAAtaatattttaactattttagatacaaataaaatatatagacaAATAAATTAGAATATAGACCAAATTTATCACTGAAGGTACTAGGCATTGTCATTAAGAATTTATTATCCCCGTACCCTTAAGCGAAATGGCTTTGATGAAAATTCTCCAAAATTAGACGTGGATTATTAAAAACACATATTCacactaatatttttaaaacacttgGAAcagcacaacttcatttttcttcttaaaaatttattgCAAGCAAAAGcttgttaataatttaaaaacgctTGCTTTCTTTTTGAGAGAGAGCACGAGAgttagagaagagagagaaaattgtaT is a window from the Arachis hypogaea cultivar Tifrunner chromosome 1, arahy.Tifrunner.gnm2.J5K5, whole genome shotgun sequence genome containing:
- the LOC112708989 gene encoding uncharacterized protein, with translation MVAAICHAWLLGYREREKGSGVVVPVMNVKRSSMLKLRQAAWLFHHSGLDASALLFADEVDMENLLVTGQVTVLVVGKDILTTTGEVGSQCTILTDNYCEDAYDLLQNSVLKKLLLAGILLDTQNLKASASVSMTRDAEAVQLLLVGSPPNYRYALFDQLLQDQKSTSFVEALNFNYGKPYDQSDKNSEGNMEHKFRERKSSSKSISDRETMLSSTKTNSSDTKSVKSNIVSPRTAKLITPPSRSPAPVSAPAPARVEKESNFRGKNTSFLARWFGFGK